A window of Cucurbita pepo subsp. pepo cultivar mu-cu-16 chromosome LG06, ASM280686v2, whole genome shotgun sequence contains these coding sequences:
- the LOC111797384 gene encoding pollen receptor-like kinase 2: MVSSTPYTFESSRLSSYRQNVRLAIRATFKRCRHFPVCCNTSSSTSPEAEILIKFKSSLSNNTSLDNWDTSINICNDDPKTRGKYWTGVTCKDGTLFGLRLENLSLGGVIDIDTLVNLPSLRSLSFMNNSFHGTMPKVKKLGALRALYLAYNKFSGTIPEDAFENMRSLKTVRLEENEFKGEIPGSLSSLPALVELSLEGNRFEGKIPDFIPRDWKLFDLSNNLLEGPIPSGLAKIDSNAFAGNKDLCGQPLSRCKSPKKWYILTGVTVGIVLVAVIVLYHRYRRRRALLSAAEQAQNSKAQDQLGLEKAQYQEPTEENAKLQFVRADSPFFDLEELLRAPAEVLGGGSFGSSYKALLSNGPPVVVKRLRPMRCVGFEEFHEHMKRLGIISHPNLLPPVAFYYRNEDKLLISEFMGNGNLADHLHGHAQRTPENIGLDWPTRLRIIKGVGRGLAHLHSELPSLSLPHGHLKSSNILLNSNYEPLLTDFGLDPLVCQDQAQQYMAAYKSPEFIRHRRVSRKTDVWSLGILILELLTGKFPANYLRHGGGAANGDLAAWVKSAVREEWTAEVFDGDMMKGTKNEDGEMVRLLRIGMICSEEDEDRRWGLKEAVEKIEELKETEINTDDEFYSSYGSEVEARSVERE; encoded by the exons ATGGTATCCTCGACTCCTTAC ACTTTTGAATCTTCTCGTCTTTCTTCCTACAGACAAAATGTCAGGTTGGCCATTCGAGCAACGTTTAAACGCTGTCGACATTTTCCAG TGTGCTGTAACACTTCCTCTAGTACCAGTCCCGAGGCTGAAATCCTCATCAAGTTCAAGAGCTCTCTTTCGAACAACACCTCCTTGGACAATTGGGACACGTCGATCAACATCTGCAACGACGATCCCAAGACGAGAGGTAAATACTGGACTGGTGTGACTTGCAAAGATGGAACTTTGTTTGGGTTACGGCTTGAGAATTTGAGCTTAGGTGGTGTTATCGACATAGACACGCTCGTTAACTTGCCATCTCTAAGAAGCTTGAGCTTCATGAACAATAGCTTTCATGGTACAATGCCAAAGGTTAAGAAACTGGGCGCATTAAGAGCTTTGTATCTTGCATACAACAAGTTCTCTGGTACAATACCTGAAGACGCTTTTGAAAACATGAGGTCCTTGAAAACGGTGCGTTTAGAAGAGAATGAGTTTAAAGGAGAAATTCCAGGTTCCCTTTCTAGTTTGCCAGCGTTGGTGGaattgagcctcgaagggaaTCGATTTGAAGGCAAAATCCCTGATTTTATTCCGAGGGATTGGAAGTTGTTCGATTTGTCCAATAACCTATTGGAGGGTCCAATACCTTCTGGCTTAGCCAAAATCGATTCCAATGCATTTGCAG GGAACAAGGATTTATGTGGACAGCCTCTGAGCCGATGTAAGTCCCCAAAGAAGTGGTACATCCTCACCGGAGTCACCGTCGGAATCGTCTTGGTAGCCGTCATTGTCTTGTACCACCGCTACCGCCGCCGGAGGGCTCTGTTATCGGCGGCAGAACAAGCCCAAAACTCAAAAGCCCAGGATCAATTGGGCCTGGAAAAGGCCCAATATCAGGAGCCGACAGAAGAAAATGCGAAGCTGCAGTTCGTGAGGGCCGATAGCCCCTTCTTTGACTTGGAGGAGCTGTTGAGGGCCCCGGCGGAAGTTCTGGGCGGCGGCAGCTTTGGGTCGTCTTATAAGGCCCTACTTTCAAATGGGCCTCCAGTGGTTGTAAAGAGGCTTCGGCCCATGAGATGCGTTGGGTTCGAAGAGTTTCATGAGCACATGAAAAGGTTGGGGATAATTTCACATCCCAATTTGCTTCCGCCTGTGGCTTTCTATTATAGAAATGAAGATAAGCTTTTGATTTCTGAGTTCATGGGGAATGGCAACTTGGCTGATCATCTTCATGGCCATG CTCAGCGTACGCCTGAAAATATTGGGCTAGACTGGCCCACACGGCTACGGATCATCAAGGGAGTGGGCCGAGGCCTGGCCCATTTACACAGCGAGCTACCGAGCCTGAGCCTACCACACGGCCACTTAAAATCCTCCAACATTCTTCTCAACAGCAATTACGAGCCTCTATTAACCGACTTCGGCCTCGACCCTTTGGTGTGCCAGGATCAAGCACAGCAATACATGGCGGCGTACAAGTCGCCGGAGTTCATCCGGCACCGTCGGGTATCCCGAAAGACCGACGTGTGGAGTCTCGGAATCCTGATCCTCGAGCTTCTGACCGGGAAGTTCCCGGCGAACTATCTCCGGCATGGAGGAGGCGCAGCCAACGGCGACCTGGCGGCTTGGGTGAAGTCGGCAGTGCGGGAGGAGTGGACGGCGGAGGTTTTCGACGGCGATATGATGAAGGGAACGAAGAATGAAGACGGGGAAATGGTGCGGCTGCTGCGGATCGGAATGATTTGCAGCGAAGAGGATGAGGATCGACGGTGGGGATTGAAGGAGGCGGTGGAGAAGATCGAGGAGTTGAAAGAGACGGAAATTAATACCGACGATGAGTTCTATTCGTCTTATGGCAGTGAAGTGGAAGCGCGATCAGTCGAAAGGGAAtga
- the LOC111796679 gene encoding trihelix transcription factor ASR3-like, whose product MKKENGNCGSGVSGSRRTRSQIAPEWTAAECLVLVNVIGAVEADCLKALSSYQKWKIVAEDCTALNVARTSNQCRKKWECLLIEQDVIKQWELTMPEDDSYWCLESGRRKELGLPDYFDEELFKAIDNVSSMRANQSDTEPDNDPEAAVENADEISEPGPKRQRRGSMSKRNQGLEKSLECKEDEEDEAEEQPLLSSPESDLRDCYIKNNGAKATDDIEPEEQMMVKKLLENAENVQEIVSENAECATSDEKNDKDQTNLIRRQGSKLIRCLGDFLNTINDLRDLLEDCE is encoded by the exons atgaagaaagaaaacggCAACTGTGGATCGGGGGTTTCAGGTTCTCGTCGGACGCGGTCTCAAATAGCACCGGAATGGACCGCGGCGGAATGCCTTGTTCTTGTTAATGTGATTGGGGCTGTGGAGGCTGATTGTTTGAAAGCTTTGTCTAGCTATCAGAAATGGAAGATTGTTGCAGAGGACTGCACAGCTTTGAATGTGGCTCGGACTTCGAATCAATGCAGGAAGAAGTGGGAGTGTTTGCTGATTGAACAGGATGTTATCAAGCAATGGGAGTTAACGATGCCGGAGGATGATTCGTATTGGTGTTTAGAGAGTGGAAGGAGAAAAGAATTAGGACTTCCTGACTACTTTGACGAGGAGCTGTTCAAAGCAATTGATAATGTCTCATCAATGAGGGCGAACCAGTCGGATACGGAGCCCGATAACGATCCAGAGGCTGCCGTTGAGAACGCCGATGAAATTTCAGAGCCTG GCCCTAAAAGGCAAAGACGTGGTTCAATGTCTAAGAGAAATCAAGGCCTTGAGAAATCTTTAGAATGTAAAGAAGACGAAGAGGATGAAGCAGAAGAACAACCTCTATTAAGCTCTCCAGAATCAGACCTTCGCGATTGCTACATCAAAAACAACGGAGCAAAGGCGACCGACGACATAGAACCCGAAGAGCAAATGATGGTGAAGAAATTGCTTGAAAATGCAGAAAATGTTCAAGAAATTGTGTCTGAGAATGCAGAATGTGCAACTTCTGATGAAAAGAATGACAAGGACCAAACTAATTTGATAAGACGTCAAGGGAGCAAGCTTATCAGATGCCTAGGAGATTTTCTCAACACCATTAACGATCTCCGTGACCTGCTCGAAGATTGTGAGTGA